In one window of Myxococcales bacterium DNA:
- a CDS encoding glutathione S-transferase family protein — translation MTITLHGVPGTRSTRAQWLLEELGVPYEHHKLDFMKGEHKGEAHLARHRHGLVPSMDLGTGPMIESAAMCLALADFHENKLLAPKPTSPARARYYEAIVYAISTLDECVIPLYFHKKVLPEAQRDAQVIAAKEPTWKVAADVLTDRLGDKPYLCGQDFTAADVVVGYDLVLALEIGLLKNHLKLADYTQRLMARPAFKRAFPM, via the coding sequence ATGACCATCACGCTCCACGGTGTTCCCGGCACTCGCTCGACCCGCGCCCAATGGCTCCTCGAAGAGCTCGGCGTTCCCTACGAGCATCACAAGCTCGACTTCATGAAGGGCGAGCACAAAGGCGAGGCGCACCTCGCTCGGCACCGCCACGGCCTGGTGCCCTCCATGGACCTCGGCACGGGTCCAATGATCGAGTCGGCAGCGATGTGCCTCGCGCTGGCGGATTTCCACGAAAACAAGTTGCTCGCGCCGAAGCCGACGTCGCCGGCGCGCGCCCGGTACTACGAGGCCATCGTCTACGCGATCTCGACGCTCGATGAGTGCGTGATTCCGCTCTACTTCCACAAGAAGGTTTTGCCCGAGGCCCAGCGTGATGCGCAGGTGATCGCGGCGAAGGAGCCGACGTGGAAGGTCGCGGCCGACGTGCTTACGGACCGGCTTGGCGACAAGCCCTACCTGTGCGGGCAAGACTTCACGGCCGCCGACGTCGTCGTGGGTTACGACCTGGTGCTCGCCCTCGAGATCGGCCTGCTCAAGAACCACTTGAAGCTTGCCGACTACACGCAGCGCCTCATGGCGCGACCGGCCTTCAAGCGCGCCTTTCCGATGTAA
- a CDS encoding L,D-transpeptidase, with translation MTPRARTLLTSLALASALASAPWAAASLPPWLDPDDVPLPAGVRTAVPKKDELFVFLEPSRSPVRRGTIPFGSRALIFGTKRGPGCVGRWLLVGPLGWACSDQALFSDEPPEAAPLVAKLEEPGGDGLPYRYYFVTGQGAFAWDRIERVADDAPDQELEPGFAIAAVEERTAFGERYIKTSKGRFVPLRDLAPAHPSGFSGEHLAAGAGLDFGWVVVDRATVRATPSAAGKALGSRVRFERVEVRELRGKGVAAWARVSKDGEAEAWLPARELARPSASPRPTTVGDDERWIDVELASQTLVAYAGDRPLFATLVSTGRGPQGSETATPRGEHRVWVKLATSTMDNLERRDDLSHAGSEDGDPHVYSLDDVPYVQFFDKAVALHGVFWHRNFGRVQSHGCVNLSPKDARFLFSITLPRLPRGWSAALPVASEPGTLVRVR, from the coding sequence ATGACGCCGCGGGCGCGGACGCTCTTGACGTCGCTCGCCTTGGCGAGCGCCCTCGCGTCGGCGCCCTGGGCCGCCGCGTCGCTGCCGCCATGGCTTGACCCCGACGACGTGCCGCTGCCGGCAGGGGTGCGGACGGCGGTGCCGAAGAAGGACGAGCTCTTCGTCTTCCTCGAACCGTCGAGGAGTCCGGTCCGCCGCGGCACCATTCCCTTTGGCTCGCGCGCGTTAATCTTTGGCACCAAGCGCGGCCCCGGCTGCGTGGGGCGCTGGCTGCTCGTGGGGCCGCTCGGCTGGGCGTGCTCCGATCAAGCGCTCTTCTCCGATGAGCCACCGGAGGCGGCGCCCCTCGTGGCGAAGCTCGAGGAACCGGGCGGCGATGGTCTGCCGTACCGGTATTACTTCGTGACCGGCCAGGGCGCCTTCGCGTGGGACCGCATCGAGCGCGTCGCCGACGACGCGCCGGACCAAGAGCTTGAGCCGGGCTTCGCCATCGCCGCCGTCGAGGAGCGCACGGCTTTCGGCGAGCGCTACATCAAGACCAGCAAGGGCCGATTCGTTCCGCTGCGCGATCTGGCGCCGGCCCATCCAAGCGGCTTCTCCGGCGAGCACCTCGCCGCGGGCGCGGGCCTCGACTTTGGCTGGGTCGTCGTAGACCGAGCCACTGTGCGGGCCACGCCTTCGGCGGCGGGCAAGGCCCTCGGCTCGCGCGTGCGGTTCGAGCGCGTGGAGGTGAGGGAGCTTCGCGGCAAGGGCGTCGCGGCCTGGGCTCGCGTGTCAAAGGATGGCGAAGCGGAGGCGTGGCTTCCGGCGCGCGAGCTCGCGCGGCCGAGCGCGTCTCCGCGGCCGACCACCGTGGGCGATGACGAACGGTGGATCGACGTGGAGCTCGCCTCGCAGACGCTCGTGGCCTACGCCGGGGACCGCCCGCTCTTCGCGACCCTCGTCTCGACGGGGCGCGGGCCGCAAGGCAGCGAGACCGCTACCCCGCGTGGTGAACACCGCGTCTGGGTCAAGCTCGCGACCTCAACGATGGACAACTTGGAGCGTCGCGACGACCTCTCGCACGCAGGCTCGGAAGACGGCGATCCGCACGTCTATTCGCTCGACGACGTTCCCTACGTGCAGTTCTTCGACAAGGCGGTGGCGCTGCACGGGGTCTTTTGGCATCGCAACTTCGGGCGCGTGCAGAGCCACGGTTGCGTCAACCTCTCGCCCAAGGACGCGCGGTTCCTCTTCAGCATCACCCTCCCACGACTGCCGCGAGGCTGGTCGGCGGCGCTTCCCGTCGCCTCGGAGCCCGGGACGCTCGTTCGGGTACGGTGA
- a CDS encoding polyprenol monophosphomannose synthase: protein MPKTLIVTPTYNEKENLPRFIEAVRKAAPEADILVVDDNSPDGTGKLADDIAAKDPRVRVMHRAGKLGLGTAYLQAFAKGLDEGYDWFFEMDADLSHDPKYLAAFFAALAEGNDVIIGSRNIPGGNVEGWGPGRHFISKGGSIYSRTILGLGVRDLTSGYKAFTRRALLAIDLPSVHSNGYSFQIEMTYRAILRGMRVKEVPIVFVDRTAGASKMSRKIFLEAVGVVWRLRYEGLTGKL, encoded by the coding sequence ATGCCGAAGACCCTCATCGTCACCCCGACCTACAACGAGAAAGAGAACCTCCCCCGCTTCATCGAAGCGGTGCGCAAGGCAGCGCCCGAGGCCGATATCCTCGTTGTCGACGACAACTCTCCCGACGGCACGGGCAAGCTGGCCGACGACATCGCAGCGAAGGATCCGCGCGTGCGCGTGATGCACCGCGCCGGCAAGCTCGGCCTCGGCACCGCGTACCTTCAGGCCTTCGCGAAGGGTCTCGACGAAGGTTACGACTGGTTCTTCGAGATGGACGCGGACCTCTCGCACGACCCGAAATACCTCGCGGCATTCTTCGCGGCCCTCGCGGAGGGCAACGACGTCATCATCGGCTCGCGCAACATTCCCGGCGGCAACGTCGAGGGTTGGGGCCCGGGTCGCCACTTCATCTCGAAGGGCGGGAGCATCTACTCGCGAACCATCCTCGGCCTCGGCGTCCGCGATCTGACGAGCGGGTACAAGGCGTTCACGAGGCGCGCGCTCCTCGCCATCGACCTGCCGAGCGTGCACTCGAACGGCTACTCGTTCCAAATCGAGATGACCTACCGCGCCATCCTGCGAGGCATGCGGGTCAAGGAAGTCCCCATCGTCTTCGTCGACCGCACGGCCGGTGCGTCCAAGATGAGCCGCAAGATCTTCTTGGAGGCCGTCGGAGTCGTGTGGCGCCTCCGCTACGAAGGCCTCACGGGAAAGCTCTAG
- a CDS encoding GAF domain-containing protein, protein MARVAKPMTSSSRRVAELEEALAHERRVSQALRDVGLALGTTLDLDQVLELILSKITDALEADRATLYLVDETTDELVSQVIQGDEVRSIRLKSGQGIAGHVARTGKLQHVKDAYKDPRFNPAWDMASGYRTRSILAAPMKNHLGRTIGVVQVLNKLRGDFTAEDISLLSALATQAAVSIDNSRLFLSAIQKNMQLLETKEQLEHRVRDLRLLFSLESAMARAASLEELFMAVLGEAMRSCEARAAAVALRDATSEEISLFVVDDRHRKLRRFPLREGQGLIGHAMRYEEIILSNAAETERRTDRDLDTMVGFSATSALAVPLEGDDGRPMGALALYNKRHDDGFSDEDRGLVLLVAANASTAIRLQQAREAREREERLTTIGRLLSGVIHDLKTPLTVISGYVQMMTNENAADRRKHYAGLTLGQFDLIASMQREVLEFARGERSILVRKVYLQPFFESVKEQLEPMLGRSGVELVMDIADKGTARFDEGKLLRVLHNLARNAAEALGDRKKGRVTIRCAREKDDVVVTVSDNGPGIPKDIEHRLFQSFVTSGKKGGTGLGLAIVKKIVEEHDGTVSARSKPTGAAFEIRLPQGKKA, encoded by the coding sequence ATGGCCCGCGTGGCGAAGCCCATGACGAGCAGCAGCCGGCGCGTCGCCGAGCTGGAGGAGGCGCTCGCCCACGAGCGGCGCGTATCGCAGGCCCTTCGCGATGTCGGTCTTGCGCTCGGCACGACGCTCGATCTCGACCAGGTCCTCGAGCTCATTCTCTCGAAGATCACCGACGCGCTCGAGGCGGATCGCGCCACGCTCTACCTCGTCGACGAGACGACCGACGAGCTCGTCTCGCAGGTGATCCAAGGCGACGAGGTCCGCTCCATTCGTCTCAAGAGCGGACAAGGCATCGCGGGCCACGTCGCGCGCACGGGGAAGCTTCAACACGTCAAAGACGCCTACAAAGACCCTCGCTTCAACCCCGCGTGGGACATGGCCTCGGGCTACCGGACTCGCTCGATCTTGGCAGCCCCCATGAAGAATCACCTGGGCCGCACCATCGGCGTCGTCCAGGTGCTCAACAAGCTGCGGGGCGATTTCACCGCCGAAGACATCAGCCTTCTTTCCGCGCTCGCGACGCAGGCCGCCGTGTCCATCGACAATTCGCGGCTCTTCCTCTCGGCCATTCAGAAAAACATGCAGCTGCTCGAGACCAAAGAGCAGCTTGAGCACCGCGTCCGCGATCTCCGGCTGCTCTTCAGCTTGGAGAGCGCCATGGCCCGCGCCGCGTCACTCGAGGAGCTCTTCATGGCCGTCCTCGGCGAAGCGATGCGGTCTTGCGAGGCGCGAGCCGCCGCCGTCGCGCTCCGCGACGCGACCTCCGAGGAGATCTCGCTCTTCGTCGTCGACGACCGCCACCGGAAGCTGCGTCGCTTTCCGCTCCGCGAAGGCCAAGGGCTCATCGGCCATGCGATGCGTTACGAGGAGATCATCCTCTCCAACGCCGCCGAGACGGAGCGGCGCACCGATCGCGATCTCGACACGATGGTCGGCTTCAGCGCGACGTCGGCGCTGGCGGTGCCGCTGGAAGGCGACGACGGTCGCCCCATGGGTGCGCTCGCGCTCTACAACAAGCGGCACGACGACGGCTTCTCCGACGAGGATCGTGGCCTCGTCCTCCTCGTAGCGGCCAACGCCTCCACGGCCATACGATTGCAGCAGGCGCGCGAGGCGCGGGAGCGCGAGGAGCGGCTCACGACCATCGGGCGCCTCCTCTCGGGCGTCATTCATGACTTGAAGACGCCGCTGACGGTCATCAGCGGCTACGTGCAGATGATGACCAACGAGAACGCCGCCGACCGGCGCAAGCACTACGCGGGGCTGACGCTGGGCCAATTCGATCTCATCGCGTCGATGCAACGCGAGGTGCTGGAGTTCGCCCGCGGCGAACGCAGCATCCTCGTGCGAAAGGTGTACCTTCAACCCTTCTTTGAATCGGTTAAGGAGCAGCTTGAGCCCATGCTGGGCCGTAGCGGCGTCGAGCTCGTCATGGACATCGCCGACAAGGGCACGGCGCGCTTCGACGAGGGCAAGCTCCTCCGCGTGCTCCACAACCTGGCGCGCAACGCCGCCGAGGCGCTCGGCGACCGAAAGAAGGGGCGCGTCACCATTCGCTGCGCCCGCGAAAAGGACGACGTCGTCGTCACCGTGTCCGACAACGGCCCTGGCATCCCCAAGGACATCGAACACCGGCTCTTTCAGTCGTTCGTCACGAGCGGCAAGAAGGGCGGCACCGGCTTGGGGCTCGCCATCGTCAAGAAGATCGTCGAAGAGCACGACGGCACCGTCTCCGCTCGTTCGAAGCCCACCGGTGCGGCCTTCGAGATTCGCTTGCCGCAAGGCAAGAAGGCATGA
- a CDS encoding PEGA domain-containing protein, with product MAAPPTERSQQLRAEGNKLMDERRFDEALQRYEEAQRLAPDDAAILYNLSRIHELRGDAVRALEFMEQFQARATAELKARVGQVDALLDGLRSKVARVRVECEGPPALLGGDALERALVLVDGRVVATGCRAHDLKLKAGIATFVVSAEGYVARSVRAELVGGANGSVRLEIAPRDKSGVLRLKSEPEHVRVEIAGRELGETPLELLLPSGPHRLELGAPGYKSLTLPVVVEASVTKDLDLVRLEKEASVFTRWWFWTGAAAVVAGGVTAAILLTTERDPDKGTISPGTARFPLSRW from the coding sequence ATGGCCGCTCCCCCCACGGAGCGTTCGCAGCAACTGCGCGCCGAAGGCAACAAGCTGATGGACGAGCGGCGCTTCGACGAGGCGCTGCAGCGCTACGAGGAAGCGCAGCGCCTCGCACCCGACGACGCGGCGATCCTCTACAACCTTTCGCGCATTCACGAGCTTCGCGGCGATGCGGTCCGTGCCCTCGAGTTCATGGAGCAGTTCCAGGCGCGCGCAACGGCGGAGCTCAAGGCTCGCGTGGGGCAGGTCGATGCGCTCCTCGATGGACTTCGAAGCAAAGTCGCGCGCGTGCGCGTCGAATGCGAGGGGCCGCCCGCGCTCCTCGGTGGCGATGCGCTTGAGCGCGCCTTGGTCCTGGTCGATGGGCGCGTCGTCGCGACGGGATGCCGCGCCCACGATCTCAAGTTGAAGGCAGGCATCGCCACCTTCGTCGTCTCTGCCGAGGGGTACGTGGCGCGTTCGGTGCGGGCCGAGCTGGTCGGTGGCGCCAACGGCAGCGTGCGGCTCGAGATTGCGCCGCGCGACAAGTCGGGTGTGCTTCGTCTCAAGAGCGAACCGGAGCACGTGCGCGTTGAGATCGCCGGACGCGAGCTCGGGGAAACGCCGCTCGAGCTCTTGCTCCCGAGCGGGCCGCACCGGCTGGAGCTAGGAGCGCCCGGCTACAAATCGCTCACGTTGCCAGTCGTCGTCGAAGCGAGCGTCACCAAGGACCTTGATCTGGTTCGCCTGGAGAAGGAGGCGTCGGTGTTCACGCGGTGGTGGTTCTGGACGGGAGCGGCCGCCGTAGTAGCCGGCGGCGTCACGGCGGCCATCTTGCTGACGACGGAGCGCGATCCAGACAAGGGCACGATCTCGCCGGGGACGGCGCGATTTCCCCTCAGTCGCTGGTAG
- a CDS encoding serine/threonine protein kinase: protein MTAAKLKPGDTLDGKYTIDRVLGEGGMGVVYGGMHTKLDQAVAIKVMLPEMLAHPTLVARFEREARAAARIKSRHVPRVFDVDVTAEGLPYIVMELLSGRDLASVLEERGPLEPQEAVDYVLQACVAIREAHAREIVHRDLKPANLFLASEQGGVMVKVLDFGISKDVGGTASKLTHEHAIIGTVMYMSPEQVRGGTVDGRSDVWALGVVLYELLTGRMPFEGSVTQASAAIVADEPAPMARPAISAALEEVIRGALQKKAERRYQTVTALMEALASFATPAIASAALAEVPEREPSLPSVPSVDATATTLNASDRIRAPRIATADGLSTETVHSTTKRRTREATLGVLVGALVVGGGAFALMSASAPPSEVPAPAASASASGPEKALAAAPATLTPEPVVDAAAAPPAKTETPIAETPTRSVPKRGPRPRASVQTPGPTPVPVTPPVRPTRPPDHL from the coding sequence ATGACCGCCGCCAAGCTCAAACCGGGCGACACGCTCGACGGCAAGTACACCATCGACCGAGTGCTCGGCGAAGGCGGGATGGGCGTCGTCTACGGCGGCATGCACACGAAGCTCGACCAGGCCGTGGCCATCAAGGTCATGTTGCCGGAGATGCTCGCGCATCCCACGCTTGTCGCGCGCTTTGAGCGCGAGGCACGCGCCGCGGCTCGCATCAAGAGTCGTCACGTACCCCGCGTCTTCGACGTCGATGTGACCGCCGAAGGCCTCCCCTACATCGTCATGGAGCTCTTGAGCGGCCGCGACTTGGCGTCGGTCTTGGAGGAGCGCGGCCCGCTAGAGCCCCAAGAGGCCGTCGACTACGTTCTCCAGGCGTGCGTCGCGATTCGCGAGGCCCACGCGCGCGAGATCGTGCACCGCGATCTCAAGCCCGCGAACCTCTTTTTGGCGAGCGAGCAGGGCGGCGTCATGGTCAAGGTGCTCGACTTCGGCATCTCCAAGGATGTTGGCGGCACCGCGAGCAAGCTCACGCATGAGCACGCGATCATCGGCACCGTCATGTACATGTCGCCGGAGCAAGTACGCGGCGGCACCGTCGACGGGCGCAGCGACGTTTGGGCCCTCGGCGTGGTGCTCTACGAGCTGCTCACGGGCCGCATGCCGTTCGAGGGCAGCGTGACGCAAGCCTCGGCCGCCATCGTCGCCGACGAGCCGGCGCCGATGGCTCGACCCGCGATCTCCGCGGCTCTCGAAGAGGTGATCCGTGGGGCGCTGCAGAAGAAGGCCGAGCGCCGCTACCAGACGGTGACGGCGCTCATGGAGGCGCTCGCGTCGTTCGCCACGCCGGCGATCGCCAGCGCGGCCCTCGCGGAAGTGCCGGAGCGCGAGCCCTCGCTTCCGAGCGTCCCCTCCGTCGACGCCACGGCCACGACGCTCAACGCGAGCGACCGAATTCGGGCGCCTCGCATCGCGACCGCTGACGGCCTCTCGACGGAGACCGTTCACTCGACGACCAAGCGCCGCACACGCGAGGCGACGCTGGGCGTCCTCGTCGGCGCGCTCGTGGTCGGTGGCGGCGCCTTCGCGCTCATGAGCGCCAGCGCCCCGCCGAGCGAGGTCCCCGCTCCGGCGGCCAGTGCCTCCGCGTCGGGCCCCGAGAAGGCGCTGGCGGCGGCGCCGGCGACCTTGACGCCCGAGCCGGTCGTCGATGCTGCGGCCGCGCCCCCGGCAAAGACGGAGACGCCCATCGCCGAGACGCCGACGCGTTCCGTCCCCAAACGGGGCCCGCGCCCGCGCGCGTCGGTACAGACACCGGGGCCAACCCCCGTTCCCGTTACGCCGCCGGTACGACCAACAAGGCCCCCCGATCATCTATGA
- a CDS encoding ammonium transporter — MVPALALFYGGMVRKRNVLSTIMHSMSALPLVSAQWILIGFTLTFASSASKAGLIGGLDHLGLTGLPELRGSVPSLAFVAFQMMFAAITPALISGAFAERFRFATYLVFTLAWTTLVYDPVAHWVWAEGGWLFKLGALDFAGGTVVHVTAGVSALVCALVVGKRLKYPHERPLPHNLTMTLTGAGLLWFGWFGFNAGSALAASGVAALALLTTHAGAAGGALGWLFVEWAHRKKPTALGVASGLVAGLVAVTPAAGFVAPWAALVIGLVGGVGCYGAVLAKYKYGYDDSLDAFGVHGVGGLLGALLTGVFADKRLNAAGADGLFYGGGVRPILIQALACAAAAAYAAVVTLVLLKILDRTMGLRVAQSDEREGLDTTQHGEDAYAG, encoded by the coding sequence ATGGTGCCGGCGCTCGCGCTCTTCTACGGCGGCATGGTCCGCAAGAGGAACGTCCTCTCGACGATCATGCATTCGATGAGCGCGCTGCCGCTCGTCAGCGCACAGTGGATCCTCATCGGCTTCACGCTCACCTTCGCGTCGAGCGCGAGCAAGGCCGGGCTCATCGGCGGTCTCGACCACCTCGGCCTCACGGGCCTACCGGAGCTTCGCGGGAGCGTGCCGAGCCTCGCCTTCGTGGCGTTTCAAATGATGTTCGCCGCCATCACCCCGGCGCTCATTTCTGGCGCGTTTGCTGAACGCTTTCGCTTTGCGACGTACCTCGTCTTCACGCTCGCTTGGACGACGCTGGTCTACGACCCCGTCGCCCATTGGGTTTGGGCGGAAGGTGGCTGGCTCTTCAAGCTCGGCGCGCTGGACTTCGCCGGCGGCACCGTCGTGCACGTGACGGCCGGCGTCTCCGCGCTCGTCTGCGCGTTGGTCGTCGGCAAGCGGCTGAAGTACCCGCACGAGCGGCCTCTCCCTCACAACCTCACCATGACGCTCACGGGCGCGGGCCTCTTGTGGTTTGGCTGGTTCGGTTTCAACGCCGGGAGCGCGCTCGCGGCGTCGGGCGTCGCTGCCTTGGCGCTGCTCACGACGCACGCCGGCGCGGCGGGGGGCGCGCTCGGCTGGCTCTTCGTCGAGTGGGCGCACCGGAAGAAGCCCACGGCGCTCGGCGTCGCGTCGGGACTCGTCGCGGGGCTCGTGGCGGTGACGCCAGCGGCGGGATTCGTCGCGCCCTGGGCCGCCCTCGTCATCGGCCTCGTGGGCGGCGTAGGCTGCTATGGAGCGGTGCTTGCAAAGTACAAGTATGGCTACGACGACTCGCTCGACGCCTTCGGCGTGCACGGCGTCGGAGGCCTCTTGGGCGCGTTGCTTACGGGGGTCTTTGCGGACAAGCGCCTCAATGCAGCCGGTGCCGACGGCCTCTTCTACGGAGGAGGCGTGCGTCCGATTCTGATTCAAGCGCTGGCGTGCGCGGCCGCCGCCGCCTACGCGGCGGTCGTGACATTGGTTCTTCTGAAGATCCTGGACCGCACGATGGGCCTTCGGGTGGCGCAGAGCGACGAGCGTGAAGGCCTCGACACGACGCAACACGGCGAAGACGCCTACGCGGGCTGA
- a CDS encoding class I SAM-dependent methyltransferase produces MPPERPDGAGPHSAVPADARAEANIDAAPPSARRTRASVAAPRPPSFAATEVFGREALRRIAKSLPLFERAYAEIRFSILRPKLLSVMDLLLPDEGRILDVGCGFGLFAAYFGQTHPGRSIVGVDPNARRVKLARHVASELGLDGHSFEVGDVRQARLEGPFAGAYVLDVMHHIPAAEQEPTLARMADLLAPGGVLLIKDITTEPLHGLLFTEALDRLMVGLNEPLAYRHHGAWGEMLTRLGFKVRIVRVPDVLPYPHVVIAATKA; encoded by the coding sequence GTGCCTCCCGAGCGCCCCGACGGAGCGGGCCCGCACTCCGCGGTCCCGGCCGACGCTCGCGCGGAGGCGAACATCGACGCGGCGCCTCCCTCTGCACGGCGCACACGCGCGAGCGTCGCGGCGCCGCGACCTCCGTCCTTCGCGGCCACGGAGGTGTTCGGACGCGAGGCGCTCCGTCGCATCGCCAAGTCGCTGCCGCTCTTCGAGCGCGCTTACGCGGAGATTCGCTTCTCCATCCTTCGCCCGAAGCTGCTCAGCGTCATGGACCTCTTGTTGCCCGACGAGGGGCGCATCCTCGACGTCGGCTGCGGCTTCGGGCTCTTTGCCGCCTACTTCGGGCAAACTCACCCAGGCCGCAGCATCGTTGGCGTCGACCCGAACGCGCGCCGCGTGAAGCTGGCGCGCCACGTCGCCAGCGAGCTGGGGCTCGACGGGCACTCGTTCGAGGTCGGCGACGTGCGCCAAGCACGCCTCGAAGGCCCCTTCGCCGGCGCCTACGTGCTCGACGTGATGCATCACATTCCCGCGGCGGAGCAGGAGCCGACGCTCGCGCGCATGGCCGATCTCTTGGCCCCCGGTGGCGTCTTGCTCATCAAAGACATCACGACGGAGCCGCTGCATGGCCTGCTCTTCACCGAGGCGCTCGATCGCTTGATGGTCGGACTGAATGAGCCGCTGGCGTATCGGCATCACGGCGCGTGGGGCGAGATGCTCACGAGGCTGGGCTTCAAGGTTCGCATCGTTCGAGTGCCAGACGTCCTGCCGTATCCACACGTCGTCATCGCTGCAACGAAGGCCTGA
- a CDS encoding RNA polymerase subunit sigma-70 → MPEEAPLSAARRGDEVAFRELVAPHRRELRAYCYRMAGSLEDADDLLQESLLRAWRGLATFEGRSSLRTWLYRVTWSACVDGLEGKAQRMLPIDLGPPSDENEPMPPPRLDGWLGPCPASLYVDDAPSPEARYSGRESVALAFLAALQLLPPKQRALLIARDVVGWSSEECAEWLGTTVTAVNSALQRARETMDAKRGGWSALPVEDETTRALVARYVAAWESADVTALVALLHEDATLSMPPIPLWLRGPRSIGASLRAMVLPPEARGVFRLVPTEANGLPSLATYQKGPDGAFAAASLQLLEIAGSQVRAMTAFLDPTLLARFGSPERL, encoded by the coding sequence ATGCCTGAGGAAGCCCCGCTTTCGGCTGCACGGCGCGGCGACGAAGTCGCTTTCCGCGAGCTCGTCGCCCCGCACCGGCGGGAGCTGCGCGCCTATTGCTACCGCATGGCCGGCTCGCTCGAGGACGCCGACGATCTTTTGCAGGAGAGCCTTCTCCGCGCGTGGCGCGGGCTCGCGACCTTCGAAGGGCGCTCGAGCCTGCGCACGTGGCTCTACCGCGTGACGTGGAGCGCATGCGTCGACGGCCTCGAAGGCAAGGCGCAGCGCATGTTGCCCATCGACCTCGGACCGCCGTCCGACGAGAACGAGCCGATGCCGCCGCCGCGGCTCGACGGATGGCTGGGCCCCTGCCCGGCCTCGCTCTACGTCGACGATGCGCCGTCACCGGAGGCGCGCTACAGCGGCCGCGAGAGCGTGGCGCTAGCCTTCTTGGCGGCGCTGCAGCTCCTCCCCCCGAAACAGCGCGCCCTCCTCATCGCGAGAGACGTCGTCGGCTGGAGCAGCGAGGAGTGCGCCGAGTGGCTCGGCACAACGGTGACCGCCGTCAACAGCGCTTTGCAGCGGGCGCGCGAGACGATGGACGCGAAGCGAGGCGGGTGGTCCGCGCTGCCGGTCGAGGACGAGACGACACGAGCGCTCGTCGCCCGCTACGTCGCGGCCTGGGAGAGCGCCGACGTGACGGCGCTGGTCGCGCTCCTCCACGAGGACGCGACGCTGTCGATGCCGCCCATCCCGCTGTGGTTGCGCGGACCGCGAAGCATCGGTGCGTCGCTTCGAGCCATGGTGCTTCCGCCGGAAGCGCGGGGGGTCTTTCGCCTCGTGCCGACAGAAGCCAACGGGCTTCCGTCGTTGGCGACATACCAAAAGGGCCCAGACGGGGCCTTCGCCGCGGCTTCGCTCCAGCTGCTCGAGATCGCTGGCTCGCAAGTTCGCGCGATGACGGCATTTCTCGACCCAACGCTGCTCGCGCGGTTCGGTTCGCCCGAGCGGCTCTGA